ACGGTTCCGGGGGCCCCGACGGCAACGGCGGCGGAACCGGCTGCGGCCACGACGCCGGCTGGCAGGGCTGCGGCGGCTTCATTCCCGGCCAGGGCGGCTTCGGTCACGGCTGCTTCAACGGCATCTGCGGCAGCTGGGACGGCGGCCGCGGCTGGTTCAGCGGCTGACCCGGCCGCCAACCACGGCGGACGGCTACCCCAGCAGCGAACGCACCACCGCGTCGGCCAACAGCCGTCCGCGGTCGGTCAGCACCAGGTGTTCACCGTCGATACGCAGTAGGCCGTCGCCGACAGCGTTCCCGGAACGCTCCCGCTCACCCGGATCCAGGGCAGCCAGCGCCAGCCCCTCGCGCATCCGCAGCCGCAGCATCACGTCTTCGGTGTGCCGGTCGGACTCCGAAAGCTCTTCGAAGCCGGCGACCGGCAGCGTCATCGCCGCCAGGATCTGCGCATAAGCGTTGGGGTGCTTGACATTCCAATAGCGCAAGGCTCCGTCGTAGCTGTGCGCACCCGGACCTGCGCCCCACCACCGGCCACCGCCCCAGTAGCCCAGATTATGCCGGCAGGCCGCACCCGGTCGGCTCCAGTTGGACACTTCGTACCAGTCCATACCGGCGGCCCGCAGGGTGGTGTCGACCAGTTCGTAGCGATGCGCCAGCACGTCGTCGTCGGGGGCGGGCAGTTCCCCGCGCCGCACCCGACGGGCCAGGGCGGTACCGCTCTCGACGATCAGGCTGTAGGCCGAGACGTGATCGACACCCGCTTCCAGCGCGGCATCCACCGAGCGCAGCAGGTCGTCGTCGGTCTCGCCGGGGGTGCCGTAGATCAGGTCGATGTTGAGGTGGTCGAATCCGGCCGCGCGCGCCTCCCGTGCGGCGGCGACCGGGCGTCCCGGCGAATGGATGCGGTCCAGGGTGGCCAGCACCCGCGGCGACACCGACTGCATCCCCAACGACACCCGGGTGTAGCCGGCGGCCCGGATCGTGTCGAAGAACTCCGGCGACGTCGACTCCGGGTTGGCCTCGGTGGTGACTTCGGCGTCATCGGCCAGACCGAAGTGTTCCCGCACGTGATCGAGCACCAGCGCCAACCGCGCGGCGCCCAGCAGCGACGGCGTGCCGCCACCGACGAACACAGTGTCGGCGCGCGGGCCGCCCAGGCGGGCCGCGGCCAACTCCAGTTCCCGGGCGAGCGCCGCCACCCAGGCGTCCGGGTTGGCGCCACCGAGCTCCGCCGGGGTGTAGGTGTTGAAGTCGCAGTAGCCGCACCGGGCGAAGCAGAACGGGACGTGCACGTACACCCCGAACGGGCCTGGGGACTCGAGCCGGTCCGGTGCCACCTCGGGCAGCGCTACCGCGGTCGCGGTGGTCATAACGGCCGATCATCCCACGGCGCCGCAGGCGACGCCGCCCGTCAGCGTCTCAGTAGGCCTGAACGTCCAGCCCGTCGGCGTCCGCGAACAGCGCCGACAGATAGTGGGTCAGCGACCCGACCGGGGCCGCCCCGGCACCCGTGGCGGCAGAACTGCCCCGGGATGCGCAGGTCGGCCAGGCGCCGGGCCCCTGGTCGGCCATGATTCGCTTGGCGACGGCGATCTGCTGCTGCGGGCTGGCCTGCGAGGGCAACCCGACCCCGCCGTTGGCGTCCCAGGCGGCAGCGCTGATCTGCAGACCGCCGTAGTCGCCATTACCGCTGTCGGCGGCCCAGTCCCCGCCGGATTCGCACTTGGCGATGGCTTCCCAATTGATCGGATCGGCGTTGGCCGCGCCGGTCAGTTCGGCGGCCCCGGCCAGCAGCGCCGCGACGGCCAGCACTGTGAACTTCCTCATACCAACTCCACCTTGCTGGCCAGCCAACGGCCGTCGACCTTGTCCATGGTCATCCGGATCCGGCTGCGGTCCATCACCGGTTCGGGGTTGTCGGCGTTGCGCACCGCCTGGTTGACCAGCAGCACGACGACGGCATGGCTGTGGTCGGCGGATTTGACCACCGCCTCGGCGACGTGGCCGCGCGCGGTCGCCTTGTTGTCGATCAGCAGCTGACGCACCTTCGCCCCCGTCCGGGTGTGCATCCGGTTGAACTCGCCGGTCGACCCGTCGGCGATGTCGGCGAAGTTGCGGTCGACGTCGTCGGCGTCGATATCGGTCAGCCGCAACACATATGCCTCGGCGGCCTGCAACGCCTGCTCGCCGGCGAGATGGGTTTGGTAGTGCTGGAAGGCCAACCATGAGCCACCGCCCACACCGGCCATCAGAGTCGCGATCGCCAGCCAGCGCCGCAGCAGAGCACGCCCGCCTGCCCGCGGGAGCGGTTCCGATACCGGTGGCGGCTCCCACACCGGTTCCCACCCGAAGTCGACAACACTCACCTGCCCCACCCGCCTTCCGATCCGCCGCTGTGTGCGGCTTCGACGTATCGGTCCGCACGGTCCCGGCCCGGCCCGCTCCGACCCTCCCGTCCCGACCGCACCGCCGTCGGGTCCCAGATGAGTTTCGCGCACGCTGATCACAACTTTGCGCCGGTAAGGAAGATTTTCGGCATCCATGGCATAATCGGCCAGGTGACTGCCGCCTACTGCACCGCATCCGGGGTTGCCCTGGTGGCTCGGCGGCACATCGATCTCAAGCGGGTTTGTAGCTGTCGCTGTCTGCCTTGATGTCGTAGAACCGCCCACCTGTATTTTCCAGCTGGCCGCCGGATCTGCGCCGCCGGAGACAGTCGCCGGTTGCCTACGCTCAATCCCGCCAGCTCCTTCGTGAAGGAGAATCCATGACCGCCACTTCGACTGCGTCCAGCACCGCGGGCGCAGCCCGCAAGCGCAGCGAGGCCCAATGGGCACTCGGCGAGACCGAACCGGTCAACCACAACGAGCAGTTCAAGCAGGACGATCCGGCGCTGAACGTGCGCGCCCGGATCGTCGACGTGTACTCCAAGCAGGGCTTCGACTCGATCGCCAAAGACGACCTGCGCGGCCGGTTCCGCTGGATGGGCCTCTACACCCAGCGAGAGCAGGGCTACGACGGCACCTTCACCGGTGACGAGAACGCCGACCTGCTGGAGGCCCGTTACTTCATGATGCGGGTGCGTTGCGACGGCAAGGCGCTGTCGGCCGCCGCGATGCGGACCCTGGGCGAGATCTCCGTCGACTACGCGCGGGGCACCGCCGACATCTCCGACCGCAACAACCTGCAATACCACTGGATCGAGATCGAGAAGGTCCCGGAGATCTGGGACCGGTTGGATGCGGTCGGCCTGCAGACCACCGAGGCCTGCGGCGACTGCCCGCGCGGCATGCTCGGCTCGCCGCTGGCCGGCGAATCGCTCGACGAGGTGCTCGACCCCTCGCCCGCCCTCGACGAGATCGTCCGCCGCTACATCGGCAACCCGGACTACGCCAATCTGCCGCGCAAATACAAGACCGCGGTCTCGGGCCTGCCGGACGTCGCCCACGAGATCAACGACATCTCCTTCATCGGCGTCAACCACCCCGAGCACGGACCGGGCCTGGACCTGTGGGTCGGCGGTGGCCTGTCCACCAACCCGATGCTGGCCCAGCGCCTGGGCGCGTGGGTGCCCCTGGACGAGGTGCCCGACGTCTGGGAGGCCGTCACCAGCCTGTTCCGTGACTACGGCTACCGCCGGCTGCGCTCCAAGGCGCGGCTGAAGTTCCTGCTCAAGGACTGGGGCGCGGAGAAGTTCCGGGAAGTTCTCGAAACCGAATACCTCAAGCGCCCGCTGATCGACGGACCGGCGGCGGCACAGCCCACCGCGACCATCGACCACGTCGGGGTGCAGAAGACCCGCAATGGCCGCAACGCGGTCGGAGTGGCCCCGATCTCCGGCCGGGTCAGCGGCGAGACGCTGCTCAAGGTCGCCGAGCTGATGGAGCAGGTCGGTTCCGACCGGGCCCGGTTCACTCCGTACCAGAAGCTGGTCATCCTCGACGTTCCTGACGAGAAGCTCGACGGGTTGCTCGCCGAGCTGGACGCGTTGGGCCTGCCGGCCAACCCGTCCCCGTGGCGGCGCAACCTGATGGCCTGCACCGGACTGGAGTTCTGCAAGCTGTCGTTCGTCGAGACCCGCGTGCGGGCCCAGGGCCTGGTCCCCGAGCTCGAGCAGCGTCTCGAGGACCTCAACGCCGCCCTGGACGTGCCGGTCACGGTCAACATCAACGGGTGCCCGAACTCGTGTGCCCGAATCCAGGTGGCCGACATCGGGTTCAAGGGCCAGATGATCGACGACGGCAACGGCAACTCGGTCCCCGGCTTCCAGGTGCACCTGGGCGGCAGCCTGGGCGCCGACAGCGGGTTCGGCCGGAAATTACGGCAGCACAAGGTGCTCAGCGACGAGCTCGGCGACTACATCGAGCGGGTGGTACGCAATTTCATCAAGGGCCGCAACGCCGGTGAGCGATTCGCCCAGTGGGCGGTGCGGGCCGAAGAGGACGACCTGCGATGAGGCAGCAGACCGAGGATCAGCTGCGCGAGCTGGCCGCCCGCGGCGCCGCGGAACTCGATGGCGCCAGCGCCACCGAACTGCTGGAGTGGACCGACGCGAACTTCGGTGGGGTCCGCGGCCCGCGCGGCGGCGCCACCTGTAACTACGTAGTGGCCTCCAATATGGCCGATGCGGTGCTGGTGGATCTGGCGGCCAAGGTCCGCGCGGGTGTTCCGGTGCTGTTCCTCGACACCGGCTACCACTTCGCCGAAACCGTCGGCACCCGCGACGCGGTGGAGGCGATGTATGACATCCAGTTGGTCAACGTCACCCCCGAGCAGACCGTGGCGGAGCAGGACGCCGCGCACGGCAAGGATCTGTTCGCCTCCAATCCGGCGCTGTGCTGCCGGCTGCGCAAAGTCGAACCCCTGGCCCGCACGCTGCGCGGCTACTCGGCGTGGGTGACCGGGCTGCGCCGGGTGGAGGCGCCGACGCGTGCCAACGCCCCGCTGGTCAGCTTCGACGAGCAGTTCGGGCTGGTGAAGATCAACCCGCTCGCCGCCTGGACCGATGAGGAGATGCACGCCTACATCGCCACGAACAACGTGCTGGTCAACCCGCTGGTCGACGAGGGGTACCCGTCGATCGGCTGCCTACCGTGCACGGCCAAACCCGCGGCCGGCTCCGACCCGCGCAGCGGACGCTGGGCGGGCCTCGCCAAGACCGAATGCGGGTTGCACGCCTCGTGACAGGTCCCGCTACAACGCTGGTGTTGACCGCGCACGGCAGCCGGGACCCGCGCTCGGCTGCCAATACCCACGCGATCGCCGGGCACCTGCGCCGGGTGGCACCGGAATTCACCGTGCAGGTGGCGTTCTGCGAACACAGCACGCCGATCCTGCGCGACGCACTAGACACCGTGACCGGCCCGACCGGCCAGACCATCGTGGTCCCGTTCCTCCTGGCCAGCGCCTACCACGCCCGCATCGACATCCCGGGGGTGATCGCCCAGTCCGGGGCCGCCGTGCAGGTGGCTCCCACCCTGGGCGAGGATGACCGGCTGGTGCAGGTTCTCGGTGAGCGGCTCACCGCCGCCGGGGCGTCCCGTTTCGACCCCGAGCTCGGCGTGGTGGTGGTCGCGGTGGGTTCCTCGCATGCTGCGGCTAATGCGCAAACCGCCCGCGTCGCCGCGCCGTTGGCCCGCGGAACCCGTTGGGCCGGAGTCGAAGTCGCCTTCGCCACGCAGGGACCGTCGGTGCCCGAAGCCGTCGAGCGCCTGCGGGAACGCGGGGCCACCAGGCTGATGATCGCCCCGTGGTTCCTGGCGCACGGGCGGATCACCGACAAGATCGCCGCCTATGCCGCGCAAGCCGGGATCGCGATGGCCGAGCCGCTCGGCGCGCACCGCCTGGTGGCGGCGACCGTGCTGGACCGGGTGGAGGCGGCGCTCACCGAAAGTCACGCCGCGGCCTGACGCTTGGTTTCCCGGCTGCGCGCCGGAGCAGGCCCCCTACACCGACACCGGCGTGTCTGCGGCCGCTACGTCCTGCAGCGGGGGCACCCTGGTCGCCCGCACGTAGACGGTGTCGCCTTCGGCCAGGGCCAGCGCCTCGGCGTCACCGCGGGTGATCTGCGCGGTGAAAGGCACCTTGGTGGCGCCGTTGGTCAGCTCCACGCGCACCTCGAAGCCCAATGCCACCACCCGGTCGACCACCGCACGCACCACCGCGGACACCTCGGCGTCACCCGCGCCTCCCGCTGCTGCCACCGCCATCTCCGGGGTGCGGCCCACCCGGATGTCATGCGGGCGCACCAGGGCACCGTTGAGCGACGAGACCGCCCCCAGGAACGACATGACGAATGCGTTCGCCGGGGCGTCGTAGACCTCGGTCGGGCTGCCGAGCTGCTCGATGCGGCCCTGGTTGAGCACGGCGATCCGGTCCGCGACGTCCAGCGCCTCGGCCTGGTCGTGGGTGACCAACACCGTGGTGACGTTCACCTCGTCATGCAGCCGGCGCAGCCAGGCCCGTAGATCCTCCCGAACCTTCGCATCCAGGGCGCCGAACGGCTCGTCGAGCAGCAGCACCTGCGGATCCACCGCCAGCGCTCGCGCCAACGCCATCCGCTGCCGCTGCCCGCCGGAGAGCTGGTTGGGGTAGCGGGTCTGAAAACCGCTGAGCCCCACCACTTCCAGCAGGTTGTCAACCTTCTCCTTGACCTCGGACTTGGGCCGCTTGCGGATCTTGAGCCCGAACGCCACGTTGTCCCGCACCGTCATGTGCTTGAACGCCGCGTAGTGCTGGAACACGAATCCGATGCCTCGCCGCTGCGGCGGGATCCCGGTCACGTCGACGCCGTTGATGGTGACGGTCCCGCTGTCGGGGTGGTCCAGGCCGGCGATCGCCCGCAGCAGCGTCGACTTGCCCGAGCCGCTGGGGCCGAGCAGCGCGGTCAGTGATCCGGACGGCACCGCGAAGTCGACGTTGTCCAATGCGACGAAGTCTCCGTAGCGCTTGTTCGCCCCCCGCACCGTGATTGCGTTGCTCATCTGTTTACCTTTCCGGCCCGGCGCATATCGAGCACCACCTGAACGATCAACACCAGTACCGACACCGTCATCAGCAGTGTGGACAGGGCGTAGGCGCCGTATTCGGCACCGCGGTTGTAACGGTCGGACACCAGCAGCGTCAGCGTCTGGGACGTGCCGGGCAGGTTCGACGACACGATCAACACCGCGCCGTACTCGCCGAGGGTGCGCGCCACGGTCAGCACGATCCCGTACGTCAGCCCCCACCGGATCGAGGGCAGCGTGATCCGCCAGAACGTCTGCCACCAACTCGAACCCAGCGTCGCCGCCGCCTCCTCCATGTCGGTGCCCAATTCGTGCAGCACCGGTTCGACTTCCCGGATCACGAACGGCAGGGTGACGAAGATGCTGGCCAGCACGATGCCCGGCAGGCCGAAGATGATCTTGAGGCCCCAGTCGTTCTCCACGAAGCCCAGCAACCCGGCCGACCCCCACAGCACGATCAGCGCGACACCGACGACCACCGGCGACACCGCGAACGGCAGGTCGATGATCGCCTGCAGTGCCCCCTTGCCACGGAACCTGTTGCGGGCCAATACCAATGCGGTCGGAATGCCGAAGATGACGTTCAGCGGCACCACGATCGCCACCACCAGCAGCGACAACTGCAACGCCGAGATCGCCGCCGGGGTGGAAATGTAGGCGAAGAACTGCCCGAATCCGGGCGCGAAGCTGCGCCACAGGATCAACGACACCGGAACGATCAGCAGCAGCCCGACGTAGACCAGCGCCACGAACCGGAGCAGGTAGCGGACTTTCCGTGACGGACTCATGTCGACCGCTCCTGCCGCTTGGTCACCCGCGCACCCAGCACTCGCAGCACCAACAGCACCAGGAAGGAAACAGCGAGCAGTACAAGGGATATCGCCGCGGCGCCGGTGCGGTCGTCGTTCTCGATCAAGGTGCGGATCCACTGGGAGGACACCTCGGTCTTGCCGGGCACGGCCCCGCCGATCAGCACCACCGAGCCGAACTCGCCGATCGCCCGGGAGAACGCCAGCCCCGCCCCGGTCAGCAGCGCCGGCGTGAGCGACGGCAGGACCACGGTGCGAAAGATCGTCGCGCCGGAGGCGCCCAGCGAGGCCGCGGCCTCCTCGACCTCCCGGTCGATCTCCAGCAGCACCGGTTGCACGGCCCGCACCACGAACGGCAGCGTGACGAACGCCAGGGCCAGGCCGACGCCCCAGGCGGTGTGCTGCAGGTGCAGCTGCACCGGACTGGCCGGGCCGTACAGCGCCAGCATCACCAGACTGGCGACGATGGTGGGCAACGCGAACGGCAGGTCGATGATCACGTCGACGAAGCGCTTGCCGACGAAGTCGTCACGCACCAGCACCCAGGCGATCAGCAGTCCGAACACCAGGTTGACCACGGTGACGCCGGCCGCGATCGTCAACGTCACCCGGAAGGACTCCAGCGCGGAGTGCGAGGTGACCGCCAGCCGAAACGCCTGCCAGCCACCGCCGGCGGACTGCCAGGCGATCGCCGCCAGCGGTGCCAGCACGATCAGCGACAGCCATATCACCGCCGCACCCACCCGCAGCGAGACGCCTTCCCGCCGGAACCCGTTGCGCACCGGTTGCCCGCCCTCGCCGGGCCGGGTCGCCTCGGTGACCACGATCGCCGTCATCCGGTGACCCGGGTGTAGATCTTGGTGATGGTGCCGCTCTCCTTGTCGAACAGGCCGGTGTCGGCGACGTCCCAGCCCCCGAGATCGGCGATCGTCCAGAGCTTGTCCGGCGCCGGGAACTCCTCGCCGAACTCGGCCGCGACGGCCGGGTCGGCCGGACGGAAACCGGCCTGCGCCCACAGGCGTTGCGCAACCGTCGTGTACTGGAAGTTCTTGAACGCGGTGACGGTGTCGAGGTGCCTGCTGGAGGTCACCACCGCCAACGGGTTCTCGATTTTGAAGGTCTGCAACGGGTTCACGTGCTCCACCGCCTTGCCCTTGCGCTCGACGGCGATCGCCTCGTTCTCGTAACTGATCAGCACGTCGCCGCTGCCCTGCAGGAACACGTCGGTGGCCTCCCGCCCGGAGCCCGGGCGCAGCTTGACGTGGTCGCTGACCAGTTTGTCGACGAAGTCCAGGCCGGCCTGCGGGTCCTTGCCGCCCGCACTCTTGACGGCGTAGGGAGCCAGCAGGTTCCACTTGGCCGATCCCGAGCTCAGCGGGCTGGGGGTGATCACCTCGACGCCGGGCGCCAACAGGTCGTCCCAGTCCTTGATGTGCTTGGGATTGCCCTGCCGCACCACCAGGGTCACCACCGAACCGAACGGGATGCCCTTGGTGACGTCGGCGTTCCAGTCCTCAGCCACCTTGCCGGCCTTGACCAGGCGGGTGATGTCGGGTTCCACCGAGAAGTTCACGATGTCGGCGGGTTTGCCGTTGGCGACACCGCGGGACTGGTCCCCCGAGGCGCCGTAGGACGTGACGACCTGCACGTCAGCACCTTCCTCGGTGCCGTAGAAAGCCGGGATCACCTTGCTCCAGCCGGGTTCGGGAACCGCGTAGGCCACCAGCGTCAGTGTGGTGTGCGCGTCGGACCGCTCGGCACCACCGACCACGTCGCTGGGCCCGCCGCCGCAGCCGGCGATCAGACAGACGGCCAGCGCCAGGGCGCCGCCGCGTGTGACGGTGTGAAGCATTGATGACCTTTCAGTGCGGGCTGAGGGAATTCGGTCCCGTCACTTCGCAGAGATGGTTGCCCAATGGGTGACATTCCGGGCATTAGGACACCAAAGCGTCGACGGAGCGGGTGTTCAGCGACAACAGTGCACGTCGGCCACAGCGCAAGTACCAACGGCAATGAGGGCCAAGACGTGGCACTCTCCATTACCGGACGCTGCGAGCATGCCGGGAAGCGTAACAGAACCCCGCGGTTCAGCGGGTCTCGACGGAGGAGAGCCGAAGCTGGAACCGCGGCATGAACCCCGCGGTTCAGCGAGGCTCGACGGAGGAGAGCCGAAGCTGGAACCGCGGCATGAACCCAGCGGTTCAGCGGGTCAGCGGGTCAGCAGCCAGCTGACGATCACCAGCACGATCAGACCGACCAGAATCAACGTCACCTGCGAGCGCGGCATCAGCGCGGCCCGCCATCGTGGTGCCGGACACGTTCCAGCACCCGGATTCCTTGTCCCAATGCCGCGTCCAGCACCACCGCCAGGCCATAGGCCAGCGCCAGCACCACCGGCATCACCACCGCGGTCTGGACCACGAAACCGAGCCCGGACAGCCAGAGCTCAACGCCATCCCACCAGCTCAGGAAGCCAACCATCCCGCCCACTGTAGCGGTGATCGCAGGCGCGGCGAAGCCGGGCGAACGGGGGCGCCGCCATCGGCTCGAGCGGGCCGCCGGCGGAAACCACAAAGCGGCGGGTCAGGTGGACGTGCGGCAGGCCGCCAGAGATGATGTCGGAATGGTCCTGCACACCCCGCCGGGCGATGCACCCGACAAGACCGCTCCGGCAGTCGCCGGGAAAACCTCGGACGGCCGTGTCGCCGCCAAGGCGACCCGCCACTGTCGGCCACCGCGCCGGTGCCCTATTCGGCGGCGCCAGGTCAGGTGCGCAACTCGTTTCCGCCGATCGCCGACTACGCGTTCCTGTCCGACTGTGAGACCAACTGCCTGATCTCGGCGGCCGGCTCGGTGGAGTGGATGTGCGTGCCGCGGCCCGACTCCCCCAGCGTGTTCGGCTCGATCCTGGACCGCGGCGCCGGGCATTTTCGGCTCGGGCCCTACGGGGTCGCGGTGCCCGCGGCGCGGCGCTACCTGCCCGGCAGTCCGATCATGGAGACCACCTGGCAGACCCACACCGGCTGGCTGATCGTGCGGGATGCGCTGGTGATGGGCAAGTGGCACGACATCGAAACCCGGTCGCAGACTCATCGGCGTACCCCGATGGACTGGGACGCCGAGCACATCCTGCTGCGCACGGTGCGCTGCGTCAGCGGCACGGTCGAGTTGACCATGAGCTGCGAGCCGGCGTTCGACTACCACCGCACCAGCGCCACCTGGGAGTACTCGGCCAACGCCTACGGTGAGGCGATCGCGCGGGCCCGGCAGAACCCCGACGCCCACCCGACGTTGCGGTTGACGACCAATCTGCGGCTGGGCCTGGAAGGCCGGGAGGCGCGGGCCCGCACCCGGCTGACCGAGGGCGACGACGTCTTCGTGGCGTTGAGCTGGTCCAAACACCCTGCGCCGCAGACCTACGCCGAAGCCGCCGACAAGATGTGGAACACCACCGAGTGCTGGCGGCAGTGGATCAACATCGGCAATTTCCCCGACCACCCGTGGCGGGTCTATCTACAGCGCAGCGCACTGACCCTGAAGGGGCTGACCTATTCGCCTACCGGCGCCCTGCTGGCAGCGGCTACCACGTCGCTGCCGGAAACCCCTCAAGGCGAACGTAATTGGGATTACCGCTACGCCTGGGTGCGGGATTCGACATTCGCGCTGTGGGGGCTCTACACGCTCGGGCTGGACCGCGAGGCCGACGACTTCTTCTCCTTCATCGCCGACGTATCCGGTGCCAACAACGGCCAGCAGCGCCCGCTGCAGGTGATGTACGGCGTCGGCGGGGAACACGAACTCGCCGAAGAGGAACTGGAACACCTGTCCGGCTACGACAACGCCCACCCGGTGCGGATCGGCAACGGCGCCTACAACCAGCGTCAGCACGACATCTGGGGCACCATGCTGGACTCGGTCTACCTGCACGCCAAGTCCCGTGAGCAGATCCCCGAAACCCTGTGGCCGGTGCTCAAGCGTCAGGTGGAGGAGGCGATCGCGCACTGGCGCGAGCCCGATCGCGGCATCTGGGAGGTGCGCGGCGAACCGCAGCACTTCACCTCGTCGAAGGTGATGTGCTGGGTGGCGCTGGACCGCGGCTCCAAGCTGGCCGAGTTGCAGGGCGAGGTGTCCTACGCCCGGCAGTGGCGGGTGATCGCCGAGGAGATCAAGGCAGATGTGCTGGCCAACGGGGTGGATTCCCGCGGTGTGCTGACCCAGAGCTACGGCAGCGATGCACTGGACGCCTCGCTGCTGCTGGTGGTGCTGACCCGGTTCCTGCCGGCCGACGATCCGCGGGTACGCGCCACCGTGATGGCGATCGCCGAAGAACTCACCGAGGACGGTCTGGTGCTGCGCTACCGGACCGAGGAGACCGACGACGGCTTGTCCGGCACCGAGGGCTCGTTCACCATCTGCTCGTTCTGGCTGGTCTCGGCGCTGGTGGAGATCGGTGAGGTCAGCCAGGCCAAGCATCTGTGCGAGCGGCTGTTGTCGTTCGCCAGCCCGCTGCACCTCTACGCCGAGGAGATCGAGCCCCGCACCGGTCGGCACCTGGGCAACTTCCCGCAGGCGTTCACCCACCTGGCGCTGATCAACGCCGTCGTGCACGTGATCCGCGCCGAGGAGGAGGCCGACTCCACCGGGGGATTCCAGCCCGCGAACGCACCCAATTAGCGCTCGCTGCGTCAGCCGGGTCAGCCGGGTCAGCCGCTGAGAACGCGGACCTTGTCCAGCATCGCCCGCGCCAGGTCGGCGGCGGTGGTGTCCCCGGGCGGTGGGGCGTCGGCATGGTCGTCCTCGCCGGCGAACCAGAACACGTCGACGTCGACGAGGCAGTTCACCCGCGCCGCCACCGCCCGCGTCACCCGCAGGCCCACCTCGCCGCCCACGGTGGTGCGCACGGTGGCGGTGAGCACCCCGTCGGCAGTGGAGACGTCGATGATTTCGCCGCTGGCATCGCCGCTGTCCTCACCGGAACGGACCACCGTGACCCCGTCGCAGTGGCCCCACTGCTGCGAGAACTTCTCGAAGAGCGCCTCGGCGTCGGCGGCGGTGGCCAGTGCGATCACGGCCTCGCCCACCCCCGTCAGCGGCGAATCGTCGGGAGCGGAGGTGCTGTCCCAGAACTCGTGGGCGACATCCTGTGCACCGGCGGAGCCGTAAACCGATTTCTGGCCGCCCACCGCGGCGCCGACGCAGTCTTCCGGCTCCGCTTCGTCCCAGGCGTCGGGCAGGTCGTCGACGCCGCCGAACCGCGGCGGCAGAGACGGGTCACTGCGGAAGCCCTGGCCGACGATCTTCGACAGCTCGGCGTCGTCGAGCAACACCTGCCGAACTGCCATCCCGGCGACCGGTGTGGGGGCCAATCCCGGTGCGGGCCTGACGGTTCCGCTGACCACCGTGGTGCACCCGCTGGCCAGCAGCATCAGCGCCGCCGCAGCTGCCGCGGTTCTGCCTGCCCGGGCGGCCACTATTTCTTGGTTCTTTCCCCGGTGGACCCGCCGCCATCGGTG
This is a stretch of genomic DNA from Mycolicibacter terrae. It encodes these proteins:
- a CDS encoding Ms4533A family Cys-rich leader peptide, which produces MLAASGNGECHVLALIAVGTCAVADVHCCR
- a CDS encoding glycoside hydrolase family 15 protein, encoding MSATAPVPYSAAPGQVRNSFPPIADYAFLSDCETNCLISAAGSVEWMCVPRPDSPSVFGSILDRGAGHFRLGPYGVAVPAARRYLPGSPIMETTWQTHTGWLIVRDALVMGKWHDIETRSQTHRRTPMDWDAEHILLRTVRCVSGTVELTMSCEPAFDYHRTSATWEYSANAYGEAIARARQNPDAHPTLRLTTNLRLGLEGREARARTRLTEGDDVFVALSWSKHPAPQTYAEAADKMWNTTECWRQWINIGNFPDHPWRVYLQRSALTLKGLTYSPTGALLAAATTSLPETPQGERNWDYRYAWVRDSTFALWGLYTLGLDREADDFFSFIADVSGANNGQQRPLQVMYGVGGEHELAEEELEHLSGYDNAHPVRIGNGAYNQRQHDIWGTMLDSVYLHAKSREQIPETLWPVLKRQVEEAIAHWREPDRGIWEVRGEPQHFTSSKVMCWVALDRGSKLAELQGEVSYARQWRVIAEEIKADVLANGVDSRGVLTQSYGSDALDASLLLVVLTRFLPADDPRVRATVMAIAEELTEDGLVLRYRTEETDDGLSGTEGSFTICSFWLVSALVEIGEVSQAKHLCERLLSFASPLHLYAEEIEPRTGRHLGNFPQAFTHLALINAVVHVIRAEEEADSTGGFQPANAPN
- a CDS encoding extracellular solute-binding protein; amino-acid sequence: MLHTVTRGGALALAVCLIAGCGGGPSDVVGGAERSDAHTTLTLVAYAVPEPGWSKVIPAFYGTEEGADVQVVTSYGASGDQSRGVANGKPADIVNFSVEPDITRLVKAGKVAEDWNADVTKGIPFGSVVTLVVRQGNPKHIKDWDDLLAPGVEVITPSPLSSGSAKWNLLAPYAVKSAGGKDPQAGLDFVDKLVSDHVKLRPGSGREATDVFLQGSGDVLISYENEAIAVERKGKAVEHVNPLQTFKIENPLAVVTSSRHLDTVTAFKNFQYTTVAQRLWAQAGFRPADPAVAAEFGEEFPAPDKLWTIADLGGWDVADTGLFDKESGTITKIYTRVTG
- a CDS encoding sensor domain-containing protein yields the protein MAARAGRTAAAAAALMLLASGCTTVVSGTVRPAPGLAPTPVAGMAVRQVLLDDAELSKIVGQGFRSDPSLPPRFGGVDDLPDAWDEAEPEDCVGAAVGGQKSVYGSAGAQDVAHEFWDSTSAPDDSPLTGVGEAVIALATAADAEALFEKFSQQWGHCDGVTVVRSGEDSGDASGEIIDVSTADGVLTATVRTTVGGEVGLRVTRAVAARVNCLVDVDVFWFAGEDDHADAPPPGDTTAADLARAMLDKVRVLSG